In Streptomyces capitiformicae, one genomic interval encodes:
- a CDS encoding pentapeptide repeat-containing protein, giving the protein MSTSEPPTWPHCAHGADPASDPVGCRGIHVSGHTACLAHLADAERDAYLAGLTPGASIDHRGTTFSESLLNAVLNALRDPATGNARLGSAGFLSATFEGAAGFESATFEGRAGFESATFKDVARFGRATFEDYAMFGSATFESSAGFNATFKDFAWFESATFKDHADFGSATFEDRAGFKSAIFEGAAGFKSATFERDASFRSATFMGLAWFGSAPLNNEAEYESATFNSSASFGLATFRDRAEFGSATFKGSAWFESVTFHSTAEFRLASFHSTAEFGSATFKGRSEFGWAIFKGRSDFGWAIFKGDARFGSATFEGDAMFGSATFVDADMVGPLVCAGRIVLSGAKFGGPVTLSFATRRLECRRTRWSSTAEIRLRYATVDFSHAVFEYPLTIAAEPDPFVRANALVGDLFSSAPGPGVRVASLRGVDAAHLVLSDLDLSGCLFAGTVNLDQLRLEGACTFDMAPPIVRWRRWPPVRFTERRVLAEEHHWRAGQPGAVRGWNVAVLGAGRVGPLQLAPVYRALRKAYEDGKHEPGAADFYYGEMGAA; this is encoded by the coding sequence ATGAGCACATCCGAACCGCCAACCTGGCCGCACTGCGCACACGGAGCAGACCCTGCTTCCGACCCCGTTGGGTGCCGCGGCATCCACGTCTCAGGCCACACTGCGTGCCTCGCCCACCTGGCCGACGCGGAACGCGACGCCTACCTGGCCGGCCTGACTCCCGGCGCCAGCATCGACCACCGGGGCACCACCTTCAGTGAATCCCTCCTCAACGCCGTCCTCAACGCCCTCCGTGACCCCGCAACCGGTAACGCCCGCTTAGGCTCCGCCGGGTTCTTGTCGGCGACCTTCGAGGGTGCCGCCGGGTTCGAGTCGGCGACCTTCGAGGGCCGAGCCGGGTTCGAGTCAGCGACCTTCAAGGACGTCGCCCGGTTCGGGCGGGCGACCTTCGAGGACTACGCCATGTTCGGGTCGGCAACCTTCGAGAGCTCGGCCGGGTTCAACGCGACCTTCAAGGACTTCGCCTGGTTCGAGTCAGCGACCTTCAAGGACCACGCCGATTTCGGATCGGCTACCTTCGAGGACCGAGCCGGGTTCAAGTCAGCGATCTTCGAGGGTGCCGCCGGGTTCAAGTCAGCGACCTTCGAGCGCGACGCCAGTTTCAGGTCGGCGACCTTCATGGGCCTCGCCTGGTTTGGGTCGGCGCCCCTCAACAACGAGGCCGAGTACGAGTCAGCCACTTTCAATAGCAGCGCCAGTTTCGGATTGGCGACCTTCCGAGACAGAGCCGAGTTCGGATCGGCGACCTTCAAGGGCAGCGCCTGGTTCGAGTCGGTGACCTTCCACAGCACAGCCGAGTTCAGGTTAGCGAGCTTCCACAGCACAGCCGAGTTCGGGTCGGCGACCTTCAAGGGTCGCTCCGAGTTCGGGTGGGCGATCTTCAAGGGTCGCTCCGATTTCGGGTGGGCGATCTTCAAGGGCGACGCCAGGTTCGGGTCGGCAACCTTCGAGGGTGACGCCATGTTCGGGTCGGCAACCTTCGTGGATGCCGACATGGTTGGACCATTGGTGTGTGCTGGGCGGATTGTGCTGTCCGGCGCGAAGTTCGGTGGCCCGGTGACCCTCTCATTCGCAACGCGCCGTCTGGAATGCCGTCGCACCCGCTGGTCATCGACAGCGGAGATCCGCCTGCGCTACGCCACGGTGGACTTCTCTCATGCTGTGTTCGAGTACCCCCTCACGATCGCCGCCGAGCCGGATCCGTTCGTACGCGCCAACGCGCTGGTGGGCGATCTCTTTTCTAGCGCGCCCGGGCCTGGGGTGCGGGTGGCGTCGCTGCGTGGGGTGGATGCAGCCCACCTGGTTCTGTCTGACCTGGATCTGTCGGGATGTCTGTTCGCCGGCACGGTGAACCTGGACCAACTGAGGCTGGAGGGCGCCTGTACCTTCGACATGGCTCCGCCCATTGTGCGCTGGCGGCGTTGGCCGCCTGTGCGGTTCACCGAGCGGCGCGTCCTGGCCGAGGAACACCACTGGCGTGCTGGCCAGCCGGGTGCGGTACGGGGCTGGAACGTGGCGGTTCTGGGTGCGGGGCGGGTCGGGCCGTTGCAACTGGCGCCGGTATACCGGGCACTGCGCAAGGCGTATGAGGATGGCAAGCACGAACCGGGGGCGGCGGACTTCTACTACGGGGAGATGGGTGCGGCCTGA
- a CDS encoding TetR/AcrR family transcriptional regulator, whose amino-acid sequence MAVYTYFGGMDGLWKALRQEGFTRLAAQLAAVKMSADPVRDLAALGAAYLANALENPDLYRVMFDTGFDLEDTSAADETLDCLVRAIDRAKTNSRFHDEVDPLELATQSWTIGHGLASLVATGPLPHQALTHGVPMLTALFTSAGDQPGRCRQSVERGWGRIFPATPGSRDRSDRP is encoded by the coding sequence ATGGCCGTCTACACCTACTTCGGTGGTATGGACGGCCTGTGGAAGGCATTGCGGCAAGAAGGCTTCACACGCCTGGCCGCCCAACTCGCAGCCGTCAAAATGTCTGCGGACCCGGTACGAGACCTCGCTGCCCTGGGCGCCGCCTACCTGGCCAACGCCTTGGAGAACCCCGATCTCTACCGCGTCATGTTCGACACGGGCTTCGACCTCGAAGACACCAGCGCCGCGGACGAAACCCTGGACTGCCTCGTCCGCGCCATCGACCGGGCCAAGACGAACAGCCGCTTCCATGACGAGGTCGACCCGCTGGAACTGGCAACACAAAGCTGGACCATTGGCCACGGACTCGCCTCACTCGTCGCCACAGGCCCCCTGCCGCACCAGGCACTCACTCACGGCGTGCCCATGCTGACCGCACTGTTCACCAGCGCAGGAGACCAACCCGGCCGATGTCGCCAGTCGGTCGAGCGTGGCTGGGGACGGATATTCCCAGCCACGCCCGGTTCTCGTGATCGGAGCGACAGGCCCTAG
- a CDS encoding VOC family protein, with translation MAVELFAGIPVNDYDAALSWYGRLLGSSPTFIPNDTEAVWELAEHRYLYIEHRPGHAGHALHTLFVDDLDARVAGITGRGLDPVRRETYANGVRKVTYQDPDGNEIGLGGPPVE, from the coding sequence ATGGCTGTCGAGCTCTTCGCGGGGATCCCCGTCAATGACTACGACGCGGCGCTCTCCTGGTACGGGCGGCTGCTCGGGTCGTCGCCCACGTTCATCCCGAACGACACGGAGGCCGTGTGGGAGCTGGCGGAGCACCGGTATCTGTACATCGAGCACCGGCCCGGGCACGCCGGCCACGCCCTGCACACCCTGTTCGTCGACGACCTGGACGCCCGGGTCGCCGGGATCACCGGCCGGGGCCTGGACCCCGTGCGCCGGGAGACGTACGCGAACGGTGTACGCAAGGTCACCTACCAGGACCCGGACGGCAACGAGATCGGCCTCGGCGGCCCCCCGGTCGAGTGA
- a CDS encoding DUF397 domain-containing protein — protein MFRLHWQKSTYCGDASNCLHVAATPAEIHLRESDTPHTVLTTTRTPLRSLIQALKAAGRPPGS, from the coding sequence ATGTTCAGGCTTCACTGGCAGAAGTCCACGTACTGCGGCGACGCCTCCAACTGCCTCCACGTCGCCGCCACCCCAGCCGAGATCCACCTCCGCGAAAGCGACACCCCCCACACCGTCCTCACCACCACCCGCACCCCCCTCCGCTCCCTCATACAGGCGCTCAAAGCAGCCGGGCGGCCTCCGGGATCGTAG
- a CDS encoding acyltransferase family protein, whose translation MSTLAPDSTPDSAPDSTPVVENNTPARDRYFDLLRAVALFRVVLYHLTGWAWLPLLFPSMGVMFALAGNLMARSLKRPPGQVIRGRIRRLLPPIWLLGAVGVTGMVAQGWGPDAEGHPGWWWFHLTYWILPISDPPYAEGLPGVQGFIGADWAVDFAGPLWYVRAYLWFVLLSPLLLRALRARPAVTVLAPIALAAAFERGYLDFLPSERFASGLTDFSTFGACWILGMAHQDGLLKRLPRYIVPSVAPAIALVGLWYALNHDFGDGNDLDSMPFAQSVWSFGTVLLLLHISPSWSEWPARLRRWDGLITLLNSRAVTIYLWHNTCVLAAATQWDRLWDVDVMWRHFPWLLESPWPVLALTWVLITGCVVAFGWAEDLAARRRPKLWPSGVY comes from the coding sequence ATGAGCACGCTCGCCCCGGACTCCACGCCGGATTCCGCCCCGGACTCCACGCCGGTCGTCGAGAACAACACCCCCGCCCGGGACCGTTACTTCGACCTCCTCCGAGCCGTCGCCCTCTTCCGCGTGGTCCTCTACCACCTCACCGGCTGGGCCTGGCTGCCGCTCCTCTTCCCCTCCATGGGCGTGATGTTCGCGCTCGCCGGGAACCTGATGGCCCGCTCGCTGAAACGCCCGCCGGGGCAGGTGATCAGGGGCCGGATCCGCCGACTGCTGCCGCCGATCTGGCTGTTGGGGGCCGTGGGCGTGACGGGAATGGTGGCGCAGGGCTGGGGCCCGGACGCGGAGGGGCACCCCGGCTGGTGGTGGTTCCACCTCACCTACTGGATCCTCCCGATCAGCGACCCGCCGTACGCGGAGGGCCTGCCCGGAGTCCAGGGCTTCATCGGCGCGGACTGGGCCGTCGACTTCGCCGGACCCCTCTGGTACGTACGCGCCTACCTCTGGTTCGTGTTGCTGTCCCCGCTCCTGCTGCGAGCGTTGCGCGCGCGGCCGGCGGTGACGGTCCTCGCGCCGATCGCGCTGGCGGCGGCGTTCGAGCGCGGCTACCTGGACTTCCTCCCCAGCGAACGGTTCGCGTCCGGTCTGACGGACTTCAGCACGTTCGGCGCCTGCTGGATCCTGGGTATGGCCCACCAGGACGGCCTGTTGAAGCGCCTCCCGCGGTACATCGTCCCGTCGGTGGCCCCGGCCATCGCCCTCGTCGGACTCTGGTACGCCCTGAACCACGACTTCGGCGACGGCAACGACCTCGACAGCATGCCCTTCGCCCAGTCCGTCTGGTCGTTCGGCACGGTACTGCTGCTCCTGCACATCAGCCCGTCATGGTCCGAGTGGCCGGCTCGCCTGCGCCGCTGGGACGGACTGATCACCCTCTTGAACTCCCGAGCGGTGACGATCTATCTCTGGCACAACACGTGTGTCCTGGCGGCCGCGACACAGTGGGACCGCTTGTGGGACGTCGACGTGATGTGGCGTCACTTCCCCTGGCTGCTGGAGAGCCCATGGCCGGTTCTCGCCCTGACATGGGTGCTGATCACGGGCTGTGTCGTCGCCTTCGGCTGGGCGGAGGATCTGGCGGCGCGACGGAGGCCGAAGTTGTGGCCGAGCGGTGTGTACTGA
- a CDS encoding RidA family protein — protein MSVTLVNPEGLPKPDVYRQLSVATGSKLVFLAGQVARDADGRPVGDGDFAAQVEQCYLNVATALAGIGGSFDDVAKLTIYVVDWSPEKMPLLGEGVGRAAAKLGIDPVKPITLLGVAALGEPDLLVEVEATAVIE, from the coding sequence ATGTCCGTGACCCTGGTCAATCCCGAGGGGTTGCCGAAGCCCGATGTCTACCGGCAGCTGTCGGTCGCCACCGGATCGAAGCTGGTGTTCCTGGCGGGGCAGGTCGCCCGCGACGCCGACGGCCGGCCCGTGGGCGACGGAGACTTCGCCGCTCAGGTCGAGCAGTGCTATCTCAATGTCGCCACCGCTCTGGCCGGGATCGGTGGCTCCTTCGATGACGTGGCGAAGCTGACCATCTACGTCGTCGACTGGAGTCCCGAGAAGATGCCGCTGCTGGGTGAGGGCGTGGGCCGCGCGGCGGCGAAGCTCGGCATCGACCCGGTCAAGCCGATCACCCTTCTGGGAGTTGCGGCACTGGGGGAACCGGACCTCCTGGTGGAGGTCGAAGCCACCGCGGTCATCGAATAG
- a CDS encoding S66 peptidase family protein: protein MDNCDSHQTVQSPRIRPGDRVRIVSPASPPSREGVARGVELLTSWGLRVELGEHVFDQWGYMAGRDEDRVFDLNSAFGDPGVRAVLATRGGKGAYRIVDDLDIDALRRDPKPLVGFSDITHLHLALWARCGLASLHGPFVNWSDEWSGPASAEALRRALMTIDPVIIHRDTSQASAAVTVEGTATGVLVGGNLDAIRTEAGAGLPSLEGAILFLEHQRGTGLGEVDRALTQLTRTGALEGLCGVALGQFLGFDQDADDPTLGGWGIADVLRDRLTRLGVPVLGGLPAGHGLHPPTIPLGTQATIDTAEGTLTVQPAVA, encoded by the coding sequence ATGGACAACTGCGACAGTCATCAGACCGTGCAATCGCCGCGGATACGGCCCGGGGATCGGGTGCGGATCGTCTCTCCAGCCAGTCCACCCAGCCGCGAGGGAGTCGCCCGTGGCGTCGAGCTACTGACGTCATGGGGGCTTCGGGTTGAGTTGGGCGAGCACGTCTTCGACCAATGGGGGTATATGGCTGGCCGAGATGAGGATCGCGTCTTCGACCTGAACTCCGCGTTCGGAGACCCGGGAGTCCGCGCGGTGCTTGCCACCCGGGGCGGCAAAGGCGCCTACCGCATCGTCGACGACCTGGACATCGACGCCCTGCGGCGCGACCCAAAACCCTTGGTCGGCTTCAGCGACATCACCCACCTCCACCTTGCCCTGTGGGCGCGGTGCGGTCTGGCCTCGCTGCATGGCCCGTTCGTCAACTGGAGCGACGAATGGTCCGGGCCGGCGTCGGCTGAAGCCCTTCGCCGCGCGCTGATGACCATCGACCCTGTCATCATCCACCGGGACACCAGCCAAGCCAGCGCGGCAGTCACCGTCGAGGGCACCGCGACCGGTGTCTTGGTCGGCGGCAACCTTGACGCGATCCGCACCGAGGCCGGAGCCGGTCTGCCGAGCCTTGAGGGGGCGATCCTCTTTCTCGAACACCAGAGAGGCACAGGGCTGGGAGAGGTCGACCGCGCACTGACCCAGCTGACCCGTACTGGGGCTCTGGAGGGGCTGTGCGGTGTCGCACTTGGCCAGTTCCTCGGCTTCGACCAGGATGCCGATGATCCAACCCTGGGGGGATGGGGCATCGCCGACGTACTGCGCGACCGGCTGACGCGCCTGGGTGTTCCTGTTCTCGGCGGACTCCCTGCCGGACACGGCCTCCACCCTCCGACCATCCCGCTTGGCACTCAGGCCACGATCGACACCGCCGAAGGAACCTTGACGGTTCAGCCAGCAGTCGCCTGA
- a CDS encoding LysR family transcriptional regulator: MSAAPRAVEPRLLRSFLAVADELHFTRAAARLYVAQQALSRDIRRLERELGAELFVRTTRQVMLTADGERLVPYARRVLEAQDELVSAFRQARPLLVDLNSSGLATGRRVLHRARELAPELELMARYESGLTYAAAEILGGRLDVSFGRFAGLEPAVRARLEQQPVRCEPMAVIVPEDHRLAALDVVPLAELAGERVYAGAGNPRTPEWTELAELLFEGRGIEVAPPVPLAVGPEEFGRLMAKTGTPVLAVVDLPPLPRTVSRPLVDPVPLSPVSMVWRKGLAHPGLDALRRAVAELAGAEVWLSIPEEGWIPATDALIMMSFS; this comes from the coding sequence ATGTCTGCCGCACCCCGAGCCGTCGAACCCCGTCTTCTCCGCTCCTTCCTCGCCGTCGCCGACGAGTTGCACTTCACTCGGGCCGCCGCTCGGCTCTACGTCGCTCAGCAGGCGCTCAGTCGGGACATTCGGCGGCTGGAGCGGGAGTTGGGGGCGGAGCTGTTCGTGCGGACCACTCGGCAGGTGATGCTGACGGCGGACGGGGAGCGGCTGGTGCCGTACGCACGGCGGGTGTTGGAGGCGCAGGACGAGCTGGTGAGCGCGTTTCGGCAGGCGCGGCCGCTGCTCGTGGATCTCAACTCGTCGGGGCTGGCCACCGGGCGGCGGGTGCTGCACCGGGCGCGGGAGCTCGCCCCGGAGCTGGAGCTGATGGCGCGCTACGAGAGCGGGCTGACGTACGCGGCCGCCGAGATCCTCGGCGGACGGCTCGACGTGTCGTTCGGGAGGTTCGCCGGGCTCGAACCGGCGGTGCGGGCGCGGCTCGAACAGCAGCCGGTGCGGTGCGAGCCGATGGCGGTGATCGTGCCCGAGGACCATCGGCTGGCCGCGCTGGACGTCGTGCCGCTGGCGGAGCTCGCGGGTGAGCGCGTGTACGCGGGCGCCGGGAATCCCCGTACGCCGGAGTGGACGGAGCTGGCGGAGCTGCTGTTCGAGGGGCGGGGGATCGAGGTCGCGCCGCCGGTGCCGCTCGCCGTGGGGCCGGAGGAGTTCGGTCGGCTCATGGCGAAGACGGGCACTCCCGTGCTCGCCGTCGTGGACCTTCCTCCCCTGCCGCGCACCGTGTCACGGCCGCTCGTCGATCCCGTACCGCTGTCACCTGTCTCGATGGTGTGGCGGAAGGGGCTCGCGCATCCGGGGCTCGATGCGCTGCGGCGGGCGGTGGCCGAGTTGGCGGGGGCGGAAGTATGGCTATCAATTCCAGAGGAAGGGTGGATTCCGGCCACAGATGCACTCATCATGATGAGCTTCTCCTGA
- a CDS encoding glycosyltransferase: protein MMSRTHRGGTPSRAARRRTRTTPRLPLRHLLPCVILFALMAMLMLRGYVHSEILADHRVRPPVANDRVPKKILDGGPVIDTRSGRRTSLEVPDRELVLTFDDGPDPTWTPKVLDVLRKHDAHAVFFITGTMASRHPDLVRRMVDEGHEIGLHTFNHPDLSLQSKARIDWELSQNQLALAGAAGIRTSLFRPPYSSFSERMDNRTWPVTEYIGSRGYITVVSDIDSQDWSRPGVDEIIRRSMPEDGNGGVVLMHDSGGDRSQTVAALDRYITGLQDKGYEFDTLTGALDAPSAHTPVTGVGLWKGKAWVALVQASEKTTGILVVALAVIGALVLARFGLMLILSVAHARRVRRRAFRWGPNGPVTEPVSVLVPAYNEAKCIEKTVRSLVAGDHPIEVLVIDDGSGDGTADIVEELSRELATDPAVRHDVRVVRQENAGKPAALNRGIANARHDLIVMMDGDTVFEPSTVRELVQPFADPRVGAVAGNAKVGNRDTLIGAWQHIEYVMGFNLDRRMYDILRCMPTIPGAVGAFRREALDRVGGMSEDTLAEDTDITMAMHRDGWHVVYAEKARAWTEAPESVQQLWSQRYRWSYGTMQAIWKHRAALFERGASGRFGRVGLPLVSLFMVVAPLLAPLFDVFLVYGLVFGPTEKTIAAWLGILAVQAVCAAYAFHLDKERMTHLLSLPLQQLLYRQLMYVVLLQSWITALTGGRLRWQKLRRTGAVGLPGAQPQPQEPKTGSPVA from the coding sequence CTGATGTCCCGCACCCACCGCGGCGGCACGCCCTCGCGTGCCGCCCGGCGCCGCACGCGTACGACGCCCCGCTTACCGCTCCGCCACCTCCTCCCGTGCGTCATCCTCTTCGCACTGATGGCGATGCTGATGCTGCGCGGCTATGTGCACAGCGAGATCCTCGCGGACCACCGGGTACGGCCGCCCGTGGCGAACGACCGGGTGCCGAAGAAGATCCTCGACGGCGGCCCGGTGATCGACACCAGGTCGGGGCGCCGGACCAGTCTCGAAGTCCCCGACCGCGAACTCGTCCTCACCTTCGACGACGGGCCGGACCCGACGTGGACCCCCAAGGTCCTCGACGTCCTGAGGAAGCACGACGCCCACGCCGTCTTCTTCATCACCGGCACGATGGCCTCCCGCCACCCGGACCTGGTCCGGCGCATGGTCGACGAGGGCCACGAGATCGGCCTGCACACCTTCAACCACCCTGACCTCTCCCTCCAGTCCAAGGCCCGCATCGACTGGGAGCTCTCGCAGAACCAGCTCGCCCTCGCGGGCGCCGCCGGCATCCGCACCTCGCTCTTCCGGCCGCCGTACTCGTCCTTCTCCGAGCGCATGGACAACCGGACCTGGCCGGTGACCGAGTACATCGGCAGCCGTGGCTACATCACCGTCGTCAGCGACATAGACAGCCAGGACTGGAGCAGGCCCGGCGTCGACGAGATCATCCGCCGGTCCATGCCCGAGGACGGCAACGGAGGGGTCGTACTCATGCACGACTCCGGAGGCGACCGCTCGCAGACCGTCGCCGCGCTCGACCGGTACATCACAGGGCTCCAGGACAAGGGCTACGAGTTCGACACCCTCACCGGGGCGCTCGACGCCCCCAGCGCACACACGCCGGTCACCGGGGTGGGCCTGTGGAAGGGCAAGGCCTGGGTGGCGCTCGTCCAGGCCTCGGAGAAGACGACCGGCATCCTCGTCGTCGCCCTGGCCGTCATCGGCGCTCTCGTCCTCGCCCGCTTCGGACTGATGCTGATCCTGTCGGTCGCACACGCCCGCCGGGTACGCCGCCGCGCCTTCCGCTGGGGACCGAACGGCCCGGTCACCGAACCGGTCTCCGTCCTCGTCCCCGCATACAACGAGGCCAAGTGCATCGAGAAGACGGTCCGTTCGCTCGTCGCCGGCGACCACCCCATCGAGGTGCTCGTCATCGACGACGGCTCCGGTGACGGCACCGCCGACATCGTCGAGGAGCTCAGCCGCGAACTCGCCACCGACCCCGCCGTACGCCATGACGTACGTGTCGTGCGGCAGGAGAACGCGGGCAAGCCCGCCGCCCTCAACCGGGGCATCGCGAACGCCCGGCACGACCTGATCGTCATGATGGACGGCGACACGGTCTTCGAACCGTCCACCGTCCGCGAACTCGTCCAGCCGTTCGCCGACCCGCGCGTCGGCGCGGTCGCGGGCAACGCCAAGGTCGGCAACCGCGACACCCTCATCGGCGCCTGGCAGCACATCGAGTACGTGATGGGCTTCAACCTCGACCGCCGGATGTACGACATCCTGCGCTGCATGCCCACCATCCCGGGCGCCGTGGGCGCGTTCCGGCGCGAGGCGCTCGACCGGGTCGGCGGCATGAGCGAGGACACCCTCGCCGAGGACACCGACATCACCATGGCCATGCACCGCGACGGCTGGCATGTCGTCTACGCCGAGAAGGCCCGCGCCTGGACCGAGGCCCCCGAGTCCGTCCAGCAGCTGTGGTCGCAGCGCTACCGCTGGTCGTACGGCACGATGCAGGCGATCTGGAAGCACCGGGCGGCGCTGTTCGAGCGGGGCGCGTCGGGCCGCTTCGGCCGGGTCGGCCTGCCCTTGGTCTCGCTGTTCATGGTCGTGGCGCCGCTGCTCGCGCCGCTCTTCGACGTCTTCCTCGTCTACGGGCTCGTGTTCGGCCCGACCGAGAAGACGATCGCCGCGTGGCTGGGCATTCTGGCCGTCCAGGCGGTGTGCGCGGCGTACGCGTTCCACCTCGACAAGGAGCGCATGACGCATCTGCTCTCGCTGCCGCTCCAGCAACTGCTGTATCGCCAGCTGATGTACGTGGTGCTGTTGCAGTCGTGGATCACGGCACTGACCGGCGGCCGGCTGCGGTGGCAGAAGCTGCGGCGGACGGGGGCGGTGGGGCTGCCGGGTGCGCAGCCGCAGCCGCAGGAGCCGAAGACGGGGAGCCCGGTCGCATGA
- the ltrA gene encoding group II intron reverse transcriptase/maturase produces the protein MDTEVTEVNAATESEAADVTMALSDAEQWRSTDWAKAEADVRRLRQRIFKAAREEDPKRVRNLQKLMLRSRSNTVVSIRRVTQLSAGRRTPGIDRTVVVNDEQRGKLLRELTEEPRFRPLPVRRVHIPKANGKKRPLGIPTIRDRVEQARVKNALEPEWEARFEGRSYGFRPGRGCHDAVGAIFQTLARKGAKKLWILDADLSSAFDRINHDRLLNAIDNFPARREIEGWLKAGVMENGRFAPTEEGTPQGGVISPLLLNIALHGMETAAGYDPSLTQLQRSRKNIPTLVRYADDFVVMCATEAEAWQIKEKLTEWLEPRGLTFNDEKTQVVHASKGFDFLGFNVRRYGDKLLIKPSKAAVQKVKREITGRCQRMAGARTTDLIRNVNPLIKGWSTYYRSAVSSETFNKLDWWMYKRQYRWGKKRHAKKSRSWVKNAYFGRFNPTRQDNWVFGDKETGAFMGKFAWTNIKRHVMVKGEASKDDPDLAEYWRERTRKRKHPQADGKLAVNLAAKQRGICPLCGLDLTDGATYEPDSVRDWANWFHASYRTIHKHHLIYRSRGGSDHVSNQALVHSDCHRRHHVSHDYGQQQNHVLSPRSA, from the coding sequence GTGGACACGGAGGTGACCGAGGTGAACGCTGCGACGGAATCTGAGGCGGCTGACGTGACAATGGCCCTGAGCGACGCCGAGCAATGGCGCAGTACAGACTGGGCTAAGGCAGAAGCGGACGTGCGGCGACTAAGGCAGCGGATCTTCAAGGCGGCACGAGAAGAGGACCCGAAAAGGGTCAGGAATCTGCAGAAGCTGATGCTGCGATCACGAAGCAACACGGTGGTATCAATCCGCCGAGTGACACAACTCAGCGCAGGACGCCGCACGCCTGGAATCGACAGGACGGTGGTGGTCAACGATGAGCAACGAGGAAAGCTCCTGCGGGAGTTAACTGAGGAGCCACGGTTCAGGCCATTACCGGTGCGGCGAGTGCATATTCCCAAGGCGAACGGCAAGAAGCGTCCACTCGGAATTCCTACTATTCGCGACCGAGTGGAGCAGGCCAGGGTGAAGAACGCCCTGGAGCCGGAATGGGAAGCACGTTTCGAAGGGCGGAGCTATGGCTTCCGTCCCGGACGAGGGTGCCATGATGCGGTCGGCGCGATCTTCCAGACCCTGGCCCGCAAGGGCGCGAAGAAGCTCTGGATCCTGGACGCTGACCTGTCCAGCGCGTTCGACCGCATCAACCATGATCGCCTGCTGAATGCTATCGATAATTTCCCGGCTCGCCGAGAGATCGAAGGATGGCTGAAGGCTGGGGTAATGGAGAACGGCAGGTTCGCTCCCACCGAGGAGGGAACGCCGCAGGGCGGGGTGATCAGCCCCCTGCTGCTCAACATCGCACTCCATGGCATGGAAACCGCTGCCGGATACGATCCGAGCCTCACGCAGTTGCAGAGGTCTCGGAAGAACATCCCGACACTGGTGCGCTATGCCGACGACTTCGTCGTCATGTGTGCGACGGAAGCTGAAGCGTGGCAGATCAAGGAGAAGCTCACCGAATGGCTGGAACCGAGAGGGCTGACCTTCAACGACGAGAAGACCCAGGTGGTCCACGCGTCCAAAGGGTTCGACTTCCTCGGCTTCAATGTCAGAAGGTATGGCGACAAGCTCCTGATCAAACCCAGCAAGGCAGCGGTACAGAAGGTCAAGAGGGAGATCACTGGCCGGTGCCAGCGTATGGCCGGCGCCAGAACAACGGATCTGATCCGCAATGTGAACCCTCTGATCAAGGGTTGGTCCACCTACTACCGGAGCGCCGTATCCAGCGAGACGTTCAACAAGCTGGATTGGTGGATGTACAAGCGCCAGTACAGGTGGGGCAAGAAGAGGCATGCGAAGAAGTCACGCAGTTGGGTCAAGAACGCGTACTTCGGCCGCTTCAACCCAACCCGACAGGACAACTGGGTCTTCGGAGACAAGGAGACCGGTGCTTTTATGGGCAAATTCGCATGGACCAACATCAAACGCCACGTGATGGTGAAAGGTGAAGCGTCCAAGGATGACCCGGACCTGGCGGAGTATTGGCGGGAACGAACGCGCAAGCGTAAACACCCCCAAGCTGACGGCAAGTTGGCCGTCAACCTCGCAGCCAAGCAAAGGGGAATCTGTCCGTTGTGCGGACTTGACCTGACCGACGGGGCAACCTATGAACCAGATTCAGTCCGTGACTGGGCCAACTGGTTCCACGCCAGCTACCGGACGATTCACAAGCACCATCTGATCTACCGCTCGCGCGGTGGGTCGGATCATGTGTCCAACCAAGCCTTGGTCCACTCCGACTGTCATAGGAGGCACCACGTCTCCCATGATTACGGTCAACAGCAGAATCACGTGCTGTCCCCGCGGTCTGCTTGA